Within the Tautonia marina genome, the region AGGTGGCGAATTGTGCCGGATCGGGGCGTTCTCGTGATCAAGGCCTTAACTCTCGTGTTGCAATCAAAGAACGGAACCGGACACGATTCTGGAAAATCCTGTCCGAAGATTTCCGCGAAATTGCGTTGTGCCCGCCTTGGGGCGTCCGATCGAGGAATTTCGACATCAGGCCGGAGGTCTCGGCCCACGCCTCGAAGAAATTGTGCTATTTTGAGGTGTCTTTGCCCGGTGGAGCACGTAAACTAAGAAATGACGCCTCCCGAGCGTCATTCGGTGATCGAGCCCTTGGGTCGGAGAGGTTCCGATCGAATCTCGACCCCCGAAGCTCCCCGATCGGATCGGCCCGACGGCGCTGTCGGGCCAAGGAGTTGACTCGGACGTCCGATCTTCAATCTCGGGGCGAGTGGCACGATGAACGAGACCACCTTCGCCGACCTCATCGCCCAGGCCAAAGCCGGCGACGAGCAAGCCCTCAACACCTTGCTGAACGAGTTCGAGCCCGATGTCCGGCTCGCCGTCCGTCGGCAGTTACCTCGCCTCCTGCGCGCTCAGTTCGATTCCATGGACTTCGTGCAACTGGTCTGGGCCAGTGTCTTCGCGGGAGACGGGGTCGATCCGTCCCGGTTCGAAAACCAGCAGCATCTGCGGGCCTACCTCAGCGGGGTGGCCTGGAACAAGGTTCACGAGGAGTACCGGCGCCGCACCCGGACTCAGAAATACAACCTTCGACGCGAAGAGCCGCTCTACATCCGCCGCGGCAATCGCGACGAACCCCGAGACGTTCCCTCGGCCGACCCGACCCCCAGCCAGAACCTTCAGGAACAGGAGTGCATGGACCAGCTCACCGCCGGACGGTCGGGCTGGGAAACCGAAGCCCTCCGCCTGCGCAGCGAGGGGCTGACCTTCGACGAAATCGCCCAGCGTGTCGGTGTCAATGAACGCTCGGTGCGTCGGCTCATTGACGATGCCCGGCAGCGCATGGAGCAACGGCAATGGCGATGATGCCGACCCCCGGCCGCCCTCCCCGACCGCTCGACTCGAATTCCGACCTGCTTTCCTCCGAAGCCAGGCGAGAACTCGACCGCCTGCGTGTCTGGGCCGCTCCTTCGGCCTCCAACGCCGTGTCTGGGGCCGTCTCGACCGTCAGCCATGCGCTCGAAACGCTGCTCGAAGACTTCACCCGACGCTGGGAGCAGGGCGAACACCCCCGCGCCGAGCAGTTCTTCGACCGCCTTCCTCCTGGTGATCCCGAAACACGCCTGGAGCTGATCTACCACGAGTTCTGCCTGCAAGCGTCGTCCGGGCACCAACCATCGGTCGAGGACTTCGTCGGCCGATTCCCCGAGTACCGCGATCGGTTGCTCCGACTGATCGCGCTGCACGATGTGCTGCCAACGATCTCGTTCGGTCAGGGCCAGGCCACCAGCCCCTTGAAGCCCGGCGATGAGGTCGGCCCGTATCGCCTTCTGCGCGAGATGGGCCGCGGCGGCTTTGCTCACGTCTACCTGGCCGCCGATGCCGAGCTGGAAGACCGCTTGCTTGTCCTGAAGGTCACCGACCGCCCGTCGGCCGAACACCGATACCTCGCCCGAGCCCCGCACCCTCACATTGTTCCGATTCTCCGGGAACGGATCACCGACGACGGCTTGCAACTGATCTTCATGCCCTTTGTCGGTGGGGCAACTCTCGGCGAGGTTCTCCAGGAAAGCCGTCGACGCAGTCGAAGGCCGGAACGTGGCCTCGACCTCCTGGCCGATCTCGACCTCTGCTCGGCCCCCGAATACACCGCGGCCACTCCTGTCCGACCCGCCCGAGAATTGCTCGCCTCGCTCAGTTATGCTGGAGCCGTCGCCTGGGTGATCGCTCGCCTGGCTGAGGCGCTCGACCACGCTTACCAGCGCGGCGTGATCCACGGTGACCTGAAGCCCTCGAACATCCTGATCGGGGGCGACGGCCAGCCGATGCTCTTTGACTTCAACCTCTCGACCGACTGGCAACCGGCCGCTCATTCTCGATCCTCGGGAGAGATGGGCGGGACCCTCGCCTACATGGCTCCCGAGCGTCTCCGAGCGCTGGCCAGCCCCGAAACCGCCTCCCCCCCCTGCCCCTCCGCCTGCCACCAGGCCGACGTTTATGCCCTTGGCCTGATCCTCCGCGAGGCGCTCACGGGCGTCCCTCCGTCGGTCCCCTTGCCCGACGAATCTCCTCGATCGGGCCGCGCGCTGGCTGCATTGCTCGCCGCCGATCGCGCCGCCGGCGACCCCTCCGCCCGCCGCCAGCTTGTCTCGATCCCCCCTGGCCTTCGGGCCATCCTCCGCCGCTGCCTCGAACCCGACCCGACGCGCCGATACCGCCTGGCCTCTCAGCTCGCCGCCGACCTCGATTGCTGGCGATCGGGCCTCCCCCTGCTCCACACCACCCCTCCACTCTGGGTCGAACTCTCTCGCTGGCTCCACTACCACCAACGCCCCTTCCTCGCCGCGGCCTGCTGCATCTGTCTCGGCCTGATCGCCTCCGTCGCCGCGGCCAAGGTTCAGGAAGACCAGACCGAGTCGAAACGGCAACTGACCACCACGCAGAACGCCCTGAACGAGGCCGAGCGTCAAGCCTATTTCCGATTTGTGTCCGATCCCGAGTCCAGTGCCCATTCGATCTACACGTATCGATCTTCCGGGATGACTCCTCCGGAAGGTCGCATTGATTTCGCGGAACGGTTGCTCGACGCATACGGGCTCATGGGCGCTAGCAACGACCACGATTTCTGGAACTCCGAACCGATTCTCCGGCTCGACGAACCGCACCGCTCAGACGCCCGCGCTCTCATTCTTGAACAGGCGCTTCGCTACGGAATCGAGCTTTCCCGATCTCGCTACGCCCCCTTCCCCGACGATCGCCGTCGCGCGGTCGAGGTCCTTGACCGAATCCTCCGACATCATTCACTCGAACCCCTGGAGACGACGGCCCGACTCCTTCGTTCTCAACTTGGACTTCCGACCAATCCTCCCCGCCCATCGCCCACGAGCGTTCCTCCCCGCTGGCTTCTCAGCTACCTCCAGGGCGTCCGCGCCGAAGCTCTTCGCCCCGACGAGGCCTCGGCCATGGGAATCTCGACCGATCAGATCGGCTTCGCTGTCGCCATCACCCACTACTCCAACGCCCTGCTCGACCGCGACGACCTTTACTGGCCCCGCGTCCGACTCGCCGCCTCGGCCTATCAGATCGGCAACTTCGCAACCGCCCGCCATTCGTACCAACGCTGCCTCGACCTCCATCCTGAATCCGCCTTGCTCTGGCTGGGTCTGGGATCGAGCGAGTACCATCTCGGCTCCGAAGACGAATCGGTCACACACAGTCGTCAAGCCGTTGAAATTGAGCCTCGATGGCAGACCGGCTGGCAGGCTCTTGCGACCCTTGGCGCCCGACTGAAGCGATGGGACCTCGTGGAAGAATCTGTTCAACAGGTCCGCCTTGGATCGGTGCGCGGGGCACGAGAGCCCTGGAGACGCCTCCGACTCGACCTTTCGGTGATTACCGACGGGGCAGTTGCAAATACGACTGGAATCGACCCCGACACCCTTCCAGTCATTCTTGCCCGCGAAGCCGACGATGACTTGACCGAAATCGGCCTCCGAGCAAGCGTCGCTCGAAGCCTACTTAATGAAGGCAGAACCCAGGACGCGATCGACCAGTTCTCCCGGATCCTCGCGGTTGAACCCGCTCACGTCTATTCTCGATTTTGTCGGGCGATCGGGCTTCAACGAGCCTGGCGCTCCGCTGAAGCAATTGAAGATTACCGAATTGCAGTTGATGACCCGAATTTTGATTCCTTCCTTCAGCAACAGCCGACAGCGTTGATCGCCTACGTTCTTCTCTCGGCCGAGCAATTTCGTCAGGGTCATTCAGAAGAGGCCATTCGACTGGCAACAATCGCTTCAGATTATGCAGGGGAGTTCGGCCATTATCGGGGAGAAGGGCATTATGCTCGTGCCAGAGCGTTCGCTGCCGCAGCCGACGATGACCTGACCTATCTCAGTAAAGCAGCCGACGAACTTGCCTTGGCCAGAACTTATAGTCCCGGCTTCATCGAGAGAATCTTCTATTCAGACACGGCATTCGATGGGAAACGGGCTGAACTCGCCGGGCGAATCGGCGGAATCGAATTCTGATGCATTTTCTCTCAATCGGCTATTAGACTTACTAATATCAAAATCGTTCAAATGAAGGCAAAATCGCTTTTTTGATAAACTTGCTTGTCTGAACTTTAAAGCGCAATCAAGCAGCATGGCCCCGCGCCAGGGACGCAGGGCCATGCTGTTACTTGTAAATCTATCGAATCAATTCTGGAGATTAGAGGTCAAATCGGAGCCGGTTGGCCAGGTCCATCGTCCGTCGGGAGATCCGGAATCGGATCGCCGTTTTGATCTCGCGGCAGGGGTTCCTCCGTGATCCTGGCTTCCATGGCCACGTTCGAGAAGGTTGAGACCTCCGCCGTCGGAACCAGGCCGAAGGATGAGGGGCTCAGTCGTCGTTCCAGGAATTCGGGGGCATAGCGGGGATTTCGAATGCGAGACATGTCAGTAAACTCTTTTGATGCGTGCAATTTTGAAATTGGTACATGGGGGTGTCTCCTACAAGATCGATCGGAATCGGAACCGGTCACCGTGATCGCTGGCTCTTCCAACGATCGCGTGTCGTACGGAAATAACATCGGAAAAATGCGGGGCCTTAGTCACTTTTTCCTCAAGATTCGTGGCAAGAATGTCGAAGTGACCGTCCGGTCGTAACGACGCATTTCCCCAACTTTCGTCTCCGTCTATAATTCGGAGGTCCGAAGGCCCCAAGGCTCGCATCGTCCCGAACGGTCGGGAGGGAGCGCCCGAGCCTCGAACCTCGACTCGGAGGCGTTCGAGCATGGAGCGGCAGGCTCGCTGCACCTTGAAGGTCAAGGGGCTCGATTGCCCCAGCGAGGTGCCACCGATCCGGTCTGCCCTGGATGGAGCCCCAGGCGTCTCCTCCCTCGACATCAACCCGCCCGAGGGAACCGTCGCCGTCGACTTCGACCCGGCCGTGACCAACCCGAGCGAACTGGCCGGGCGCGTCTCCCGGATCGCCGGCATGGCGACCGAACCCCTGAACGAGGCGCTGGCGATCACCCCGTCGAGCGACGACCCAGACGAGGCCGCCCGTCCCTGGTTCGGTCACTGGGGGTGGACCACCGTTTCCGGCCTCTCGCTTCTTGTCGGAGCCTCGGCTGACTGGGCCGCATGGCTCGGGTGGATGTCGGATCGAACCGGCACGCTTCTCGTCGTGGCGATGGTCGGCTACGCCGTCGCCATCCTGGCAGGCATCGTCGAACTGCTCCCGAAAGCCTGGCGGGCCTTGCGACGCCTCCACCTCGGCATCCACCTGTTGATGACGCTGGCCATCGGCGGCGCGGTCTTGCTGGGAGAATGGGGAGAGGCCGCCACCGTTGCCTTTCTGTTCGGCCTGGCCGAGGCGCTCGAAGCCCAGAGCCTCTCCCGAGCCCGCCGCGCCGTGCGATCGTTGCTCGCCGTCGCGCCCGATACCGCCGAGCTGATCGACCCCGATGGATCGACCCGAGTCATTCCCGCCGAGCAGGTTACGCCAGGCCGCCGGGTCCGCGTCCGGGCCGGAGAGCGCGTGCCGATCGACGGCCGGGTTCTCGCTGGTCGCTCGGCCATCGACCAGAAGTCGATCACCGGGGAATCCGTCCCTGTCGACAAGGAAATCGGTGACGAGGTCTTCGCCGGCACCGTCAACGGCGACGGCGCGCTGGAGGTCGAGGCGACCAAACCCCTGCGCGATTCGGTCCTCTCTCGAACGATGACCCTCGTCCGAGAGGCTCAGTCCCGTCGCATGCCCCTCGAACGGAGCATCGAACGCTTCTCTGCCGTCTACACCCCGATTGCGGTCGGCCTGGCCGTGGCCTTGATGCTCGTTCCGCCGCTCCTCCTGCAAGCCACCGGCCAGTCGGCCGACTGGCGGGAATGGATTATGAGGGGCCTGGTTGTCCTGGTCGTCGCCTGCCCGTGCGCCCTGGTCATCGGCACGCCGGTGGCCGTCGTCAGTGCCCTGGCGAGTGCGGCGCGGAAGGGGGTGCTGGTCAAAGGAGGGCAGTTCCTCGAAGCGATCGGGCGGCTCCGGGTCCTGGCGTTCGACAAGACAGGGACCTTGACCCTGGGTGATCCGAGCGTCGTTGAGGTCGTTCCCAAGGCCCCCGAGGGGGCCGACCGGATGCTCCGCATCGCCGCGGCGCTCGGCGATCACGGCGGCCACGTCCTCGGCCGGGCCATCGCCAGGCACGCCCGCGACCAGCACCTGACCGTCCCCTCGGCCACCGACTACCGGGCCGAGGCCGGGCTAGGTGCCAGCGGCATGGTCGAGGCATCTCGGTATCACATCGGCAGCCATCGCTATGTCGATCAGGCCGGGCTCTGCGAGGCGTCGTTTCACGCCTCGATCGACAACGCCGCCCAGGAGCCGGGAACCGCCGTCGTCCTCTCCACGACCGACGGCCCGCTCGGCTGGATTCGCCTGGCCGATCGCCCCCGGCCCGAGGCCGCCGCCGTGCTCGCCGATCTCTCTCGCCTCGGCATTCATTCCGTCATGCTCACGGGCGATAACTCAGCGACCGCCGCCGCCATTGCCCGAGAGCTTGGCCTGACCGACCATCGCGCCAATCTGCTTCCCGCCGATAAGGCCCAGGCCGTTCAGGATCTCGACGCCCAGCACGGCCCGACCGGAATGGTCGGCGATGGTGTGAACGACGCCCCCGCCCTGGCCGAGGCCCGCGTCAGCGTCTCGCTCGGCGGCATTGCCAGTGCTTCGGCCCTGGAAGTCGCCGACATCGTCCTGATGGCCGACGACCTGCGCGGCCTCCCCTGGCTCGTCCGCCACAGCCGACGAACCCTGGCGATCATCCGTCAGAACATCGCCCTGGCCATCGGCATCAAGGTGCTCGTCCTCTTCCTCGCCGCCGTCGGCCTGGCCGACCTCTGGATGGCCATTGCCGCCGACGTTGGCACGACCCTTGTCGTCGTAGCCAACGCCATGCGGCTCCTCCATCCCGGTGATCGAGACTGACGCGGCTCAGGTTCAACCGTGATCCATCAGTCGGCCTTGAGCGGCTTGACGCTCACTTCCTTGAAGTACACCAGATCGTCGTCGCCGTGGTTCTGAAGGCCAATGTAGCCTCGGGTCTTCCTCGGCTGACGTTTGGGGTCGATGTCGTTCCGAGGCGGCGGAATCGGGTCGCTCGTCGGGTCGAACCGCGAAACCGGCTCGCCGTTGACCGAAACGGCAATCACCTCGCCGTCGAGCGTGATTTTCATCGTGTTCCACTCGCCGGGCCTCGACTCGATTTTCTTCGCCTCGGCAAACGAATAGATCGCCCCCGTCTGGCTCAGCGGGCTTCCTCGATCGACGATCTGCACCTCGTAGCCGTTGTGCACGGCGTACCACGGGTCATCCGGCTCCTCGGCGATCCGGATGTAGACTCCCGCGTTATCCCGGTCGTCTCCCACCTTGTACACGACCCGAATCACGCAGTCGCCGAACGTCTCCTTCTCATAGTAGAGCAGCCCCATGCCGCCGACGGTCTTGAACCCGTCCCCGTCTTCCACCTTCTCGAACGATCCGGGGCCGACCTGCTTCCAGCCGTCGAGCGTCTTGCCGTCGAAGATCACCCGGAACCCGTCCTCCTCGACCATCGCTGGCGAGGCCAGCATCACCAAAGAAACCGTCAGCGATTGAAGAAGCATTGCCATTCTCCCGGCATCCGTCTCGAATCAACGATCGCGAACTCGCCGGCGCTGCGGCCGGCCCGGCGCGATCCACCCTTGCCCGACGAGCGTCTGCCCGCCGGGCGATGATTCGATCGTACCAGGATTTCCGACGCGATTCCCGAGGCTCCTGCAGTATCTCCCGCGTCTTCAATCGGCGCAGGGT harbors:
- a CDS encoding RNA polymerase sigma factor encodes the protein MNETTFADLIAQAKAGDEQALNTLLNEFEPDVRLAVRRQLPRLLRAQFDSMDFVQLVWASVFAGDGVDPSRFENQQHLRAYLSGVAWNKVHEEYRRRTRTQKYNLRREEPLYIRRGNRDEPRDVPSADPTPSQNLQEQECMDQLTAGRSGWETEALRLRSEGLTFDEIAQRVGVNERSVRRLIDDARQRMEQRQWR
- a CDS encoding protein kinase domain-containing protein encodes the protein MAMMPTPGRPPRPLDSNSDLLSSEARRELDRLRVWAAPSASNAVSGAVSTVSHALETLLEDFTRRWEQGEHPRAEQFFDRLPPGDPETRLELIYHEFCLQASSGHQPSVEDFVGRFPEYRDRLLRLIALHDVLPTISFGQGQATSPLKPGDEVGPYRLLREMGRGGFAHVYLAADAELEDRLLVLKVTDRPSAEHRYLARAPHPHIVPILRERITDDGLQLIFMPFVGGATLGEVLQESRRRSRRPERGLDLLADLDLCSAPEYTAATPVRPARELLASLSYAGAVAWVIARLAEALDHAYQRGVIHGDLKPSNILIGGDGQPMLFDFNLSTDWQPAAHSRSSGEMGGTLAYMAPERLRALASPETASPPCPSACHQADVYALGLILREALTGVPPSVPLPDESPRSGRALAALLAADRAAGDPSARRQLVSIPPGLRAILRRCLEPDPTRRYRLASQLAADLDCWRSGLPLLHTTPPLWVELSRWLHYHQRPFLAAACCICLGLIASVAAAKVQEDQTESKRQLTTTQNALNEAERQAYFRFVSDPESSAHSIYTYRSSGMTPPEGRIDFAERLLDAYGLMGASNDHDFWNSEPILRLDEPHRSDARALILEQALRYGIELSRSRYAPFPDDRRRAVEVLDRILRHHSLEPLETTARLLRSQLGLPTNPPRPSPTSVPPRWLLSYLQGVRAEALRPDEASAMGISTDQIGFAVAITHYSNALLDRDDLYWPRVRLAASAYQIGNFATARHSYQRCLDLHPESALLWLGLGSSEYHLGSEDESVTHSRQAVEIEPRWQTGWQALATLGARLKRWDLVEESVQQVRLGSVRGAREPWRRLRLDLSVITDGAVANTTGIDPDTLPVILAREADDDLTEIGLRASVARSLLNEGRTQDAIDQFSRILAVEPAHVYSRFCRAIGLQRAWRSAEAIEDYRIAVDDPNFDSFLQQQPTALIAYVLLSAEQFRQGHSEEAIRLATIASDYAGEFGHYRGEGHYARARAFAAAADDDLTYLSKAADELALARTYSPGFIERIFYSDTAFDGKRAELAGRIGGIEF
- a CDS encoding heavy metal translocating P-type ATPase, with the protein product MERQARCTLKVKGLDCPSEVPPIRSALDGAPGVSSLDINPPEGTVAVDFDPAVTNPSELAGRVSRIAGMATEPLNEALAITPSSDDPDEAARPWFGHWGWTTVSGLSLLVGASADWAAWLGWMSDRTGTLLVVAMVGYAVAILAGIVELLPKAWRALRRLHLGIHLLMTLAIGGAVLLGEWGEAATVAFLFGLAEALEAQSLSRARRAVRSLLAVAPDTAELIDPDGSTRVIPAEQVTPGRRVRVRAGERVPIDGRVLAGRSAIDQKSITGESVPVDKEIGDEVFAGTVNGDGALEVEATKPLRDSVLSRTMTLVREAQSRRMPLERSIERFSAVYTPIAVGLAVALMLVPPLLLQATGQSADWREWIMRGLVVLVVACPCALVIGTPVAVVSALASAARKGVLVKGGQFLEAIGRLRVLAFDKTGTLTLGDPSVVEVVPKAPEGADRMLRIAAALGDHGGHVLGRAIARHARDQHLTVPSATDYRAEAGLGASGMVEASRYHIGSHRYVDQAGLCEASFHASIDNAAQEPGTAVVLSTTDGPLGWIRLADRPRPEAAAVLADLSRLGIHSVMLTGDNSATAAAIARELGLTDHRANLLPADKAQAVQDLDAQHGPTGMVGDGVNDAPALAEARVSVSLGGIASASALEVADIVLMADDLRGLPWLVRHSRRTLAIIRQNIALAIGIKVLVLFLAAVGLADLWMAIAADVGTTLVVVANAMRLLHPGDRD
- a CDS encoding 3-keto-disaccharide hydrolase, with amino-acid sequence MAMLLQSLTVSLVMLASPAMVEEDGFRVIFDGKTLDGWKQVGPGSFEKVEDGDGFKTVGGMGLLYYEKETFGDCVIRVVYKVGDDRDNAGVYIRIAEEPDDPWYAVHNGYEVQIVDRGSPLSQTGAIYSFAEAKKIESRPGEWNTMKITLDGEVIAVSVNGEPVSRFDPTSDPIPPPRNDIDPKRQPRKTRGYIGLQNHGDDDLVYFKEVSVKPLKAD